A section of the Acanthochromis polyacanthus isolate Apoly-LR-REF ecotype Palm Island chromosome 1, KAUST_Apoly_ChrSc, whole genome shotgun sequence genome encodes:
- the crip1 gene encoding cysteine-rich protein 1: protein MPKCPRCQKEVYFAERVTSLGKDWHRPCLKCEKCGKTLSSGSHAEHEGKPYCHKPCYGAMFGPHGFGRGGTESHTY from the exons atgCCAAAGTGCCCAAGGTGCCAGAAGGAGGTTTACTTCG CTGAGAGGGTGACATCACTGGGAAAGGACTGGCACAGGCCATGTCTGAAATGCGAGAAGTGCGGAAAGACGCTGTCATCTGGCTCACATGCAGAG CATGAAGGAAAGCCATACTGTCACAAGCCCTGCTACGGTGCAATGTTTGGACCTCATG GATTCGGACGTGGCGGAACTGAAAGTCACACATATTAA